Proteins from a genomic interval of Treponema brennaborense DSM 12168:
- a CDS encoding helix-turn-helix domain-containing protein: protein MNSFAERLKSEIEYSGMLQKEIAYKAGIKKRALDMYIGAQESMPPADVAVRLAKVLNVTVEYLVTGETHPHPIVTNFSRLEKDLSALSPEIAESIENLVHKIAGKQLM, encoded by the coding sequence ATGAACAGTTTTGCAGAGCGTTTAAAATCTGAAATCGAATATTCGGGAATGCTTCAAAAAGAAATTGCTTACAAGGCAGGAATAAAAAAACGGGCGTTGGATATGTATATAGGTGCGCAGGAATCCATGCCTCCTGCTGATGTGGCGGTAAGGCTGGCGAAAGTACTTAATGTAACGGTGGAATATCTTGTTACAGGTGAAACGCATCCGCATCCTATCGTCACCAATTTTTCCCGTTTGGAAAAAGATTTGTCAGCCCTTTCTCCTGAAATAGCAGAATCAATAGAAAATCTGGTTCATAAAATTGCAGGAAAGCAGTTGATGTGA
- a CDS encoding glycosyltransferase family 4 protein translates to MKKQKSHSENGGNTGNIASTVNTTARAKIYKIDGVGVNLERFRPVRSPEEKTTLRKELGFSPEDFILIYTAEFIPRKNHRLLFDILPELKLKIPELKVVLCGKGELLEPYRQLASEHGMDYVTFTGYTKRVADYCRASDVLVMPSHQEGLPLSMIESIATGLPVVASKIRGHVDVVEDCVNGFLFEPSDCSGFVKAVYTLYKNPVLRTEMGLRNVERAKLFSVDTAVSRMANLYRKIMQNTL, encoded by the coding sequence ATGAAAAAGCAAAAGAGTCATTCTGAAAACGGTGGAAATACCGGGAATATAGCAAGTACCGTGAATACCACGGCAAGGGCGAAGATCTACAAAATTGACGGAGTCGGCGTGAACCTTGAACGCTTCCGCCCGGTGCGGTCGCCGGAAGAAAAAACTACGCTGCGCAAGGAACTTGGCTTTTCTCCTGAAGATTTTATCTTAATTTATACGGCGGAGTTTATTCCGCGCAAGAATCACCGGCTGCTTTTTGATATCCTTCCGGAATTAAAGTTAAAAATCCCGGAGCTGAAAGTTGTTCTGTGCGGCAAGGGTGAACTTTTGGAGCCGTATCGGCAGCTTGCTTCTGAACACGGGATGGATTACGTAACGTTTACCGGCTACACGAAGCGCGTGGCGGATTATTGCCGGGCAAGCGATGTACTTGTTATGCCGAGCCATCAGGAAGGGCTGCCGCTTTCTATGATTGAATCCATTGCAACCGGGCTTCCGGTCGTTGCTTCAAAAATCCGCGGACACGTGGACGTTGTAGAAGACTGCGTGAACGGCTTTTTGTTTGAGCCTAGTGATTGCAGCGGCTTTGTGAAAGCTGTGTACACATTGTACAAAAATCCAGTTCTGCGCACAGAAATGGGGCTGCGTAACGTAGAACGGGCGAAATTATTTTCCGTGGATACGGCTGTGTCCCGTATGGCGAATCTATACCGTAAAATAATGCAGAATACTCTTTGA
- a CDS encoding IspD/TarI family cytidylyltransferase, producing MKNYAIILAGGVGSRLGGTTPKQFLYVNDKPVIIHTLENFERNLNIDGIIIVCLKDWIPHLKEILLEYKISKIIGIVEGGETGHDSTRNGIFALHSILSSEDFIVIHDAARPILPQAAINDMLKVAHEKGNASLAIPCYETVIYTDDGLSGQKQLDRSSIMRIQTPQTYKYDDILNLYEKAENDNKHDFIYADLVLIYYGKTVYFSKGFTNNIKITKKEDISLCKALMTFSEEELYS from the coding sequence ATGAAAAATTATGCGATTATTCTCGCCGGCGGCGTAGGTTCTCGATTAGGAGGAACTACGCCTAAGCAGTTTCTATATGTAAATGATAAACCGGTAATTATTCATACTTTAGAAAATTTTGAAAGAAATCTGAATATCGACGGTATTATTATCGTGTGCCTTAAAGATTGGATTCCGCATCTCAAAGAAATACTTTTGGAGTATAAAATTTCAAAAATCATAGGCATTGTTGAAGGAGGAGAAACGGGTCATGATTCTACGAGAAATGGAATCTTTGCGCTGCATTCAATTCTTAGTTCTGAGGATTTTATTGTAATCCATGATGCAGCTCGGCCTATTTTACCTCAGGCGGCAATTAACGACATGCTGAAAGTTGCACATGAAAAAGGAAATGCCTCTTTAGCTATCCCTTGCTATGAAACTGTCATTTATACAGATGATGGATTATCTGGTCAAAAACAACTGGATAGAAGTTCCATCATGAGAATTCAAACTCCACAGACTTATAAATATGATGATATTTTGAATTTATATGAAAAAGCAGAGAACGACAATAAGCATGATTTTATTTATGCGGATTTAGTTCTAATTTATTACGGAAAAACTGTATATTTTTCAAAAGGTTTTACTAATAACATCAAAATTACAAAAAAAGAAGATATCTCGTTATGCAAAGCATTAATGACTTTTTCAGAGGAGGAATTGTATTCATGA
- a CDS encoding CDP-glycerol--poly(glycerophosphate) glycerophosphotransferase — translation MSFIHYLIKQIIHFILHIYWIFPVKKNRITLLNDMSYTYGDSMKYLNQYLRDQKINDYEVIFPVHELAFSVGEGCIAVKKNTLLFFYYILTSSVVITNAGGISYLPFKRGQFAISTWHGGGPYKKTGNALYHNKWYEKEMRMHRKNTKFILSSCKYFTDIEAKAMLFNEAACISSGMPRNDIFFKNDVSIRKRVFDYCSIDLNSKLILFAPTFRTDPKDFTDSKKYHVSDLDMERTIKAIKKRFGDYNWQFGIRLHPKLKDVELDISNVINLTAYPDIQELLYSADVLITDYSSLMWDYSLTKKPCFLYADDIDEYEREHGFYMPSKKWPYPIARNNDEMVNLILTFDYEKYKKDIKLHHEECGSFEEGHACEVTINLIKNAIIK, via the coding sequence ATGTCTTTTATCCACTATTTAATAAAACAAATAATTCATTTTATCTTGCATATATATTGGATTTTTCCCGTAAAAAAAAATCGGATTACTTTGCTTAATGATATGTCCTATACATATGGTGATAGCATGAAATATCTTAATCAATACCTTCGTGATCAGAAAATTAATGATTATGAAGTTATTTTTCCTGTACATGAATTAGCTTTCTCTGTTGGTGAGGGGTGTATTGCTGTAAAGAAAAATACTCTTTTATTTTTTTATTATATTTTGACAAGTTCTGTTGTTATCACTAATGCTGGTGGAATTTCTTATTTACCCTTCAAAAGAGGGCAATTTGCAATTAGTACATGGCACGGTGGCGGTCCGTATAAAAAAACTGGGAATGCATTGTACCATAACAAATGGTATGAAAAAGAAATGAGAATGCACAGAAAGAATACAAAGTTTATTCTTTCTAGTTGTAAATATTTTACAGATATAGAAGCAAAAGCAATGTTGTTTAATGAAGCTGCTTGTATTTCATCGGGGATGCCGCGTAATGATATTTTTTTCAAAAATGATGTGTCAATCAGAAAAAGGGTATTTGATTACTGTAGCATTGATTTGAATTCAAAACTTATCTTATTTGCTCCTACTTTTAGAACTGATCCAAAAGATTTTACAGATTCAAAGAAATATCATGTTTCCGATTTAGATATGGAACGAACTATAAAAGCGATAAAGAAGCGTTTCGGAGATTATAATTGGCAATTTGGTATTAGACTGCATCCAAAATTAAAAGATGTTGAATTAGATATAAGCAATGTAATAAATCTTACAGCCTATCCGGATATTCAAGAATTGTTGTATTCTGCAGATGTTCTGATAACCGATTATTCATCTTTGATGTGGGATTATTCGTTAACTAAAAAACCATGCTTTCTTTATGCTGATGATATTGATGAATATGAAAGAGAACATGGATTTTACATGCCAAGTAAAAAATGGCCGTATCCAATAGCTCGGAATAACGATGAAATGGTTAATTTGATATTAACTTTTGATTATGAAAAATACAAGAAAGATATAAAACTTCATCATGAAGAATGCGGCAGTTTTGAAGAAGGACATGCATGTGAAGTTACAATAAATCTAATAAAAAACGCTATCATAAAATAA
- a CDS encoding N-acetylneuraminate synthase family protein gives MNQPKIIAEIGCNHKGDMDIAKELIVTAATYCKADCVKFQKRCNRELLTPEEFNAPHPHPENSYGKAYGEHREFLEFTLEQHKQLKVWCNEFGIEYSTSVWDLTSAKEITTLQPKLIKIPSAINLNKPVLEYLCDNFGGEIHLSFGMTSKDEEEQIVLFFEDKKRAKDLVIYSCTSGYPVPFEDICLLEITRLRQQFEKRVKAIGFSGHHLGIAVDSAAIALGAEYIERHYTLDRTWKGTDHAASLEPDGVRKLARDCRAVYKALTYKKEDVLEIEKAQRNKLKKNSIKWD, from the coding sequence ATGAATCAACCAAAAATTATTGCTGAAATTGGCTGTAACCATAAAGGAGATATGGATATCGCCAAAGAGCTTATTGTAACAGCTGCTACATATTGTAAAGCAGACTGTGTTAAATTTCAAAAACGTTGCAACCGCGAATTGCTTACACCTGAAGAATTTAATGCGCCTCATCCCCATCCTGAAAATTCTTACGGTAAGGCCTACGGTGAACATCGGGAATTTTTGGAGTTTACTCTTGAGCAGCATAAGCAGCTCAAGGTATGGTGCAATGAATTTGGAATTGAGTATTCTACATCAGTGTGGGATTTGACTAGTGCAAAAGAAATTACAACTTTGCAACCAAAGCTTATAAAAATTCCATCGGCAATAAATTTGAATAAACCTGTTTTGGAATATCTTTGTGATAATTTTGGTGGTGAGATTCATTTGTCATTCGGGATGACTTCAAAAGATGAAGAAGAACAAATCGTACTGTTTTTTGAGGATAAAAAGAGAGCAAAAGATTTAGTTATTTATTCTTGTACATCAGGTTATCCTGTTCCTTTTGAAGATATTTGTTTGTTGGAAATTACGCGTCTACGACAGCAGTTTGAAAAACGGGTAAAGGCGATAGGATTTTCCGGTCATCATCTTGGTATAGCCGTTGATTCTGCTGCTATTGCTTTAGGTGCAGAATATATTGAACGTCATTATACCCTTGATCGTACATGGAAAGGTACAGACCATGCAGCGAGTCTTGAACCAGATGGTGTCCGAAAACTGGCTCGCGACTGTCGTGCAGTGTACAAAGCACTGACATACAAGAAAGAAGATGTGCTTGAGATTGAGAAAGCACAGCGCAATAAACTCAAGAAAAACTCTATAAAATGGGATTAG
- a CDS encoding flippase encodes MITHNSIKRNAFLNMVRTLLSIIFPLITFPYATRILQPEGIGKVQFSASIISYFVMIAGLGIGTYGIRETAKKRDNEEKLAKVTKELFLLNLIPTVIAYILLGIAFVFIPKFNSYRELLIIYSATILFTTLGVEWLYSGLEQYAYITIRQFVFQLISLILLFVLVKQPSDTAKYALISVFANIGANICNLCHSRKYVLWRFPVKLEILQHLKSVFILFGMRIAASLYVSIDTTLLGFFTDDRQVGYYESANKMTRIVVSLITSVTAVMLPRLSFYIEKQDFKSFKDLSGRSFAVTMMFAFPMSAGLFVLSENIILLISGNLFLPAVPVMKVLSLLILAISLSSFFGNQIFLPLGKEKISLYAMLVGAAVNIVLSVMFIKKLGVLGVAVASVIAETSITIFYLIVAIKKSIFIVAIKPLVHYVFASLIMTVVVFFINTIKFHLIIRTFCAVLSGMCIYGMLLFFMRDKTFMELSRQLKNKIYINRR; translated from the coding sequence ATGATCACTCACAATTCTATAAAGCGCAATGCATTTCTAAATATGGTACGGACATTATTGTCAATAATATTTCCATTAATAACATTTCCGTATGCTACCAGAATCTTACAACCGGAAGGTATCGGTAAGGTCCAGTTTTCAGCCAGTATTATATCATACTTTGTTATGATTGCTGGCTTAGGTATAGGAACTTATGGAATTAGAGAAACTGCAAAAAAACGGGATAATGAAGAAAAACTTGCAAAAGTAACTAAAGAGCTTTTTTTACTGAATCTTATACCAACGGTTATTGCTTATATACTATTAGGAATTGCCTTTGTTTTTATACCAAAATTTAATAGCTATAGGGAACTTCTTATAATTTATTCAGCTACAATACTATTTACAACTTTGGGCGTTGAATGGTTGTATAGCGGTTTGGAACAATATGCATATATAACAATAAGACAATTTGTTTTTCAGCTTATAAGTCTTATCTTACTGTTTGTTCTTGTTAAGCAACCTAGTGATACTGCAAAATATGCACTAATAAGTGTCTTTGCAAATATTGGGGCGAATATCTGCAATTTGTGTCATTCCCGAAAATATGTATTATGGCGGTTTCCTGTAAAACTTGAAATATTACAGCATTTAAAATCTGTATTCATTCTTTTTGGAATGAGGATAGCAGCAAGTTTATATGTATCTATTGATACAACTCTTCTTGGTTTTTTTACAGATGATAGGCAGGTCGGTTATTATGAATCAGCAAATAAAATGACACGGATTGTTGTGTCATTAATAACTAGTGTTACTGCGGTTATGTTGCCGCGGCTTTCTTTTTACATAGAAAAACAAGATTTTAAGTCTTTTAAAGATTTATCCGGAAGAAGTTTTGCAGTAACAATGATGTTTGCGTTCCCCATGTCCGCAGGACTTTTTGTTTTGAGCGAAAATATCATATTGCTTATCAGTGGCAATCTCTTTTTGCCAGCTGTTCCCGTAATGAAGGTCTTGTCTCTTTTAATACTTGCAATTTCATTAAGTAGCTTTTTTGGTAATCAAATCTTTCTTCCACTAGGAAAGGAAAAGATTTCGTTATATGCAATGCTTGTTGGTGCTGCTGTAAATATTGTGTTAAGTGTAATGTTTATTAAGAAGTTAGGAGTTTTGGGAGTGGCAGTTGCCAGTGTAATTGCAGAAACTTCAATTACAATTTTTTACTTAATTGTAGCTATAAAAAAATCTATCTTTATAGTTGCTATAAAACCTCTTGTGCATTATGTTTTTGCATCTTTGATTATGACTGTTGTTGTATTTTTTATAAACACAATTAAGTTTCATTTAATTATTAGAACATTCTGTGCTGTCTTGAGCGGAATGTGCATTTATGGCATGTTACTTTTTTTTATGCGTGATAAGACTTTTATGGAACTTTCAAGGCAACTTAAAAATAAAATTTACATCAATAGGAGATAG
- the nusG gene encoding transcription termination/antitermination protein NusG codes for MTFYCISVRTGMEEKFRQSVLTFVEGDERVLCGRLHILKKRMRLKSGREYFESFFPGYVFLETEESDAAKLRCFSAGKGFLRFLPSSSEVHPLEQSDSEIVRKILQFGSTVGIVPVTFDKGDRIVIMNAPFKDFSGRVVAVNRRNKRLNIEIDFMNGVKVVGLTYEEVRKPDGTI; via the coding sequence ATGACGTTCTACTGCATATCCGTGCGTACCGGTATGGAGGAAAAGTTCAGACAGAGCGTTCTGACTTTTGTTGAGGGCGATGAGCGCGTTCTGTGCGGCAGGCTTCACATACTGAAAAAGCGTATGAGGCTTAAAAGCGGCAGGGAATACTTCGAGAGTTTTTTTCCGGGGTATGTATTCCTTGAAACGGAGGAGTCTGACGCGGCGAAACTCAGGTGTTTTTCTGCGGGAAAAGGATTCCTGCGGTTTCTGCCTTCGTCAAGCGAAGTGCATCCGCTTGAGCAAAGTGATTCCGAGATTGTGCGGAAGATATTGCAGTTTGGAAGCACAGTCGGAATCGTTCCGGTTACGTTTGATAAGGGTGACCGCATAGTGATTATGAATGCTCCGTTCAAGGATTTTTCCGGGCGTGTTGTTGCGGTAAACCGCCGCAATAAGCGGCTTAATATAGAAATTGACTTTATGAACGGAGTAAAGGTCGTCGGGCTTACATACGAGGAAGTACGGAAGCCGGACGGTACCATTTAA
- a CDS encoding pyridoxal phosphate-dependent aminotransferase: MYYINPVIKDFIRTNQPENRGGYIRLDQNENPDGLPKWLFKKAIKRITPSYLSLYPEEIEFTAKYAHLLGLKYENITLTDGSVVAMGYVVKVFGESRKKLLCVTPTFGMYKVYADMQQMETEFVHYKDDYTFNIDELIKRIDERTSLISLVNPNMPIGNVYLQEDIIRVIEKAKEVNAMVIIDEAYHYFYEKSSINLIDRYDNLIILRTFSKFLSIPGLRMGAVISNQKNIQYVKNYKPHYTVNNVALTFGETIVDNFDRLYGDLQKKFKDGKKALLKALDEAAYSYIPTEGCFICIRPKHKTAEYITEELKKQNILIFCGKGDSAGFLRVTIWDRKYMKLFISTLLEIDIEN, from the coding sequence ATGTATTATATCAATCCTGTTATTAAAGATTTCATTCGGACGAATCAACCGGAAAATAGAGGTGGTTATATTCGACTTGATCAAAATGAAAATCCGGATGGGCTTCCAAAATGGCTATTTAAAAAGGCAATAAAGCGTATAACCCCGTCATATCTATCCCTGTATCCAGAAGAAATAGAGTTTACAGCTAAATATGCGCATTTGCTTGGACTTAAATATGAAAATATTACACTTACAGATGGATCTGTTGTTGCAATGGGATACGTAGTAAAAGTTTTCGGTGAATCTAGAAAAAAACTGCTGTGTGTAACCCCGACATTCGGAATGTATAAAGTGTATGCCGATATGCAACAAATGGAAACTGAATTTGTACATTACAAAGATGATTATACTTTTAATATTGATGAACTTATTAAAAGAATTGATGAAAGGACTAGTCTTATTTCTTTGGTAAATCCAAACATGCCGATTGGAAATGTTTATCTACAAGAGGATATTATTCGTGTAATAGAAAAAGCAAAAGAAGTTAATGCTATGGTTATAATAGATGAAGCATACCATTATTTTTATGAAAAAAGCTCAATTAATTTAATCGATAGATATGATAATCTTATAATACTTCGTACTTTTTCTAAATTTCTTTCAATTCCTGGCCTTAGGATGGGAGCAGTTATTTCAAACCAAAAAAATATTCAATATGTTAAAAATTATAAGCCTCATTATACTGTTAATAATGTTGCATTAACATTTGGGGAAACAATTGTTGATAATTTTGACAGATTATATGGCGATTTGCAGAAAAAATTTAAAGATGGTAAAAAAGCTTTGTTGAAAGCTTTGGACGAGGCTGCATATTCGTATATTCCTACGGAAGGCTGTTTTATTTGTATAAGACCAAAACATAAAACGGCTGAATATATTACAGAAGAATTGAAAAAGCAAAACATTCTTATTTTTTGTGGTAAGGGTGATAGTGCAGGTTTTTTGCGTGTAACAATTTGGGATAGAAAGTATATGAAACTTTTTATCAGTACTTTGTTGGAAATTGATATAGAGAATTAA
- the wzy gene encoding O-antigen polysaccharide polymerase Wzy: MKLQKNQNLAFQLYLVGMPIIFLLSLFFYVFFDDNIYALMTGFLFIFTITVVYAIRYFGIMSLYSIFLYTSTFFLYNCFWFSLFDKSKDFLMQTFPIRHFIDISVGVKFIFCCILLTYVMHITYCLINKKRLKDLQIVKHQLNYEKVGIGIMLIFLLPSIVKLYIQLIYVQKYGYLTVFTGDLSLIKYPIWTAGANLLFITGYSLFVASNPSKNKFIIYSVLVFFIMIFSGMKGQRGIVLGPLVGLLYWYFKKYSKKIRIRTLISLFVFIISFTYLLGTIRNLYGHNSDVSSSDVRVLDLVSDVLYSQTTSRCVPMKIIEGDLPYHNYPFIFSPFFSYLNYFLYPSKGQTVVSVEKYNDISQVVMYSISPSAHFAGKGYGGAFIAEAYDCGGFFGIIFWGIILAIFIAFCDFTNLNIRNKYIPFLFLVILNFAMLPRNRLFTIFDAHFVKLFVLCMLIPLINTKQIWRYEINGK; the protein is encoded by the coding sequence ATGAAATTGCAAAAAAATCAAAATTTAGCATTTCAACTATATTTAGTTGGAATGCCTATTATCTTTTTGCTAAGTTTATTTTTTTATGTATTCTTTGATGATAATATTTACGCTTTAATGACAGGTTTTCTTTTTATATTTACTATTACGGTTGTGTATGCAATACGTTATTTTGGAATAATGTCGTTATATTCAATTTTTTTATATACAAGTACCTTTTTTTTATATAATTGTTTTTGGTTTTCTTTGTTTGATAAAAGCAAGGACTTCCTTATGCAGACTTTTCCTATACGGCATTTCATAGATATCAGTGTAGGAGTAAAATTTATTTTTTGTTGTATTCTGTTGACTTATGTAATGCATATTACATATTGTCTTATTAATAAAAAACGGTTAAAAGATTTACAAATTGTAAAACATCAACTGAATTATGAAAAAGTAGGTATAGGCATTATGCTTATTTTTCTTTTACCAAGTATTGTAAAATTATATATACAATTAATATATGTTCAAAAATATGGATATCTTACTGTATTTACGGGAGATTTGAGTTTAATAAAATATCCGATTTGGACAGCAGGGGCAAATCTCTTATTTATAACTGGATATAGTCTTTTTGTTGCTTCAAATCCGTCTAAAAATAAATTTATTATTTATTCAGTTCTTGTTTTCTTTATCATGATTTTTAGTGGAATGAAAGGTCAACGAGGCATAGTGTTAGGTCCGCTTGTAGGGCTTCTATATTGGTATTTCAAGAAGTACTCAAAAAAAATAAGAATAAGAACTCTAATTTCTCTTTTTGTTTTTATTATTTCTTTTACATATCTTTTAGGAACGATACGGAACTTATATGGTCATAATTCGGACGTATCGAGTTCTGATGTGAGGGTCTTGGATTTAGTTAGTGATGTATTGTATTCTCAAACAACTTCACGGTGTGTTCCTATGAAAATTATAGAAGGTGATTTACCATATCATAACTATCCTTTTATTTTTTCCCCTTTTTTTTCATATTTAAATTATTTCCTTTATCCATCAAAAGGACAAACTGTTGTTTCTGTTGAAAAATATAATGATATTTCACAAGTTGTAATGTATTCTATTTCGCCGAGTGCACATTTTGCTGGGAAAGGCTATGGTGGTGCTTTTATTGCAGAAGCATATGATTGCGGTGGATTTTTTGGAATAATTTTTTGGGGGATTATATTGGCAATATTTATTGCATTTTGTGATTTTACAAATTTAAACATAAGAAATAAATATATACCGTTTTTATTTTTAGTGATTTTAAATTTTGCAATGCTTCCTCGTAATCGTTTGTTTACGATATTTGATGCTCATTTTGTAAAACTTTTTGTTCTGTGTATGCTTATTCCATTGATAAATACAAAACAAATTTGGAGATATGAAATTAATGGAAAATAA
- a CDS encoding Rpn family recombination-promoting nuclease/putative transposase, which produces MNADFPRWEDVTITNDFFFAYSMLHDTELCRLLLRTLLKLDAKEITYVNTQETLAAAPGSKSVRLDVLLETTGEIVNVEMQTTSEPNLFKRIRYYQSSIDIGTAQRGADYDDLKKLYVLFICTKDPFGEGLPRYTLRTVCDEHTALDVRDERFAVVYNASAYENELDSETAAMLHYIAEGGTDTETAKSFAERVFKLKTDGAAKGAFMKYEIEIKRIRKEGFAEGESLGFAAGRNEGFAEGESSGIAKGEIRGMEKGRISGIAEGETRGMEKEKYATAGNLLSMGVLTPEQIAAATELPLETVQELACRER; this is translated from the coding sequence ATGAACGCAGATTTTCCCCGCTGGGAAGACGTTACCATCACCAACGACTTCTTCTTCGCCTACTCGATGCTTCACGACACCGAACTGTGCCGTCTCCTTCTGCGCACCCTGCTCAAGCTGGACGCAAAGGAAATCACCTACGTCAATACGCAGGAAACCCTCGCCGCCGCCCCCGGCTCCAAAAGCGTCCGCCTCGACGTGCTGCTCGAAACCACCGGTGAAATCGTCAACGTCGAAATGCAGACGACCTCCGAGCCGAACCTGTTCAAGCGGATCCGCTATTACCAAAGCTCCATCGACATCGGCACCGCCCAGAGGGGCGCCGATTACGACGATCTGAAAAAGCTGTACGTCCTGTTCATCTGCACGAAGGATCCGTTCGGCGAGGGTCTGCCGCGTTACACGCTCAGGACCGTCTGCGACGAGCACACTGCGCTCGACGTTCGGGACGAACGGTTTGCCGTCGTTTACAATGCCTCAGCGTATGAAAACGAGCTTGATTCTGAAACGGCGGCCATGTTACACTACATAGCGGAAGGCGGAACGGACACGGAGACGGCGAAGAGCTTTGCCGAGCGGGTGTTCAAGCTGAAAACCGACGGTGCCGCCAAGGGGGCGTTCATGAAGTACGAAATAGAAATCAAACGCATCCGTAAGGAAGGCTTCGCCGAGGGCGAATCCCTCGGTTTTGCAGCGGGCCGTAATGAGGGCTTTGCTGAAGGCGAATCGAGCGGTATTGCTAAGGGCGAAATACGCGGCATGGAGAAAGGCAGAATCAGCGGTATTGCGGAAGGTGAAACACGAGGCATGGAGAAAGAAAAATATGCTACGGCCGGCAATCTCCTGTCTATGGGCGTACTTACGCCGGAGCAGATTGCCGCCGCGACTGAACTTCCGCTGGAAACCGTGCAGGAACTTGCTTGCCGGGAAAGGTAG
- a CDS encoding acylneuraminate cytidylyltransferase — translation MTIAFIPVRGGSKSIPLKNIKLFCGKPLVYWNVAALQATSSVNKIVVATDSLQIKESVASFGFSKVELYDRKAENACDTASTESVMLEYIEAVALSDDTTFMLVQATSPLTETLHFEGGLELYNSRKFDSILTCIRNYRFFWNDDGTSKNYEYMNRPRRQNFDGMFMENGAFYINSVANIKKFRNRLSGKIGIYEMPEYTATEIDEPDDWIVLENLMRRHVLVKQTSDYSKIKLLISDVDGVLTDGGMYYSENGDELKKFNTRDGMAFQLLREHGIKTAIITSENTKMVEYRAKKLNIDFLKQGKRNGGKLEAAQEICRNLGISLSEVAFVGDDVNDIELLEHVGFAFCPADAAETVKAVCSVCELSAKGGEGVIREIVGFLLV, via the coding sequence ATGACGATAGCTTTTATTCCGGTTCGCGGCGGTAGTAAATCGATTCCGTTAAAAAATATAAAACTGTTCTGTGGTAAGCCTTTGGTATATTGGAATGTGGCTGCTTTGCAAGCGACATCTTCTGTAAACAAGATTGTTGTTGCAACTGATTCTTTGCAGATAAAAGAATCAGTCGCAAGTTTCGGTTTTTCAAAAGTTGAACTTTATGACAGAAAAGCAGAAAATGCTTGTGACACTGCAAGCACAGAAAGTGTTATGCTTGAATATATTGAAGCTGTTGCACTTTCTGATGACACGACTTTTATGCTTGTGCAGGCAACCTCTCCACTTACGGAAACACTGCATTTTGAAGGCGGTTTGGAACTTTATAATTCCCGCAAATTTGATTCGATTTTGACATGTATTCGTAACTACCGTTTTTTTTGGAATGATGACGGTACTTCTAAGAATTATGAGTATATGAATCGTCCTAGAAGACAAAACTTTGACGGTATGTTTATGGAAAATGGAGCTTTCTACATCAATTCTGTTGCAAATATTAAAAAATTTAGAAATCGTCTTTCTGGGAAAATCGGTATTTATGAAATGCCGGAATACACCGCAACGGAAATTGATGAACCGGATGACTGGATTGTGTTGGAAAATCTTATGCGCCGACATGTACTTGTTAAGCAAACTTCAGATTACTCCAAAATAAAACTTCTTATTTCCGATGTGGACGGAGTTTTAACAGATGGCGGTATGTATTACAGTGAAAATGGCGATGAACTCAAAAAATTTAATACTCGTGACGGTATGGCTTTTCAACTTTTGCGAGAACATGGCATAAAGACAGCCATAATTACAAGTGAGAATACGAAAATGGTGGAATACCGGGCAAAAAAACTGAATATAGATTTTCTGAAGCAGGGAAAAAGAAACGGCGGAAAGCTTGAAGCTGCCCAAGAGATTTGTCGGAATTTAGGAATAAGTCTTTCTGAGGTAGCGTTTGTTGGTGACGATGTGAACGATATTGAACTTTTAGAGCATGTTGGCTTTGCTTTTTGCCCGGCAGATGCGGCGGAAACGGTAAAGGCTGTATGTAGTGTATGTGAGCTTTCTGCAAAGGGTGGAGAGGGTGTAATTCGGGAAATAGTAGGATTTCTATTGGTATGA